From Myxococcales bacterium, the proteins below share one genomic window:
- a CDS encoding outer membrane protein transport protein, translating to MKRLSNLGRRALAASLLASLAGASLPREASAAGLYFSDRGVRAVGRGGAFVAGADDLGAVWYNPAGLADAGSSILVDGTWLNFSSEFKRQTQVVDASGTVRRYDYPTVKGSTPFLPIPTIAGSYAFGDKKQYTLAGAILAPYVPIATYPATVDGQPAPSRYSLLSMDGSALVQLGGYFAWKPVEQFRVGVGIDMLVGKFASTVVFNANPADRVIGAPEDPAYDAAAQMSVGPIFAPSGGIGAVWEPEEHFRIGVAGHLPFWISSPATLKVRLPTAAPFDRARQEGDSANVSFRLPGTIRAGVEFRQKMANEKLLRVEVAYIREFWSLHDSIDVTPDAMKLVDVTGFPSPFGVAPISLPRNFQDSNSLRVGGELTFKGLFDYKMALRGGGSYESSAVPREWVSPLTVDTNKVQIGGGIGLFVGKNWRFDSAFSYIFAPEIAVDPAEAKVPRVNPVKGNPVATESINGGTYTVRALTLGVGLNYKFE from the coding sequence ATGAAGCGTCTTTCCAACCTCGGGCGCCGGGCGCTCGCGGCTTCGCTCCTCGCGAGCCTCGCCGGAGCCAGCCTGCCCCGCGAGGCCTCGGCCGCGGGCCTCTACTTCTCGGATCGTGGCGTGCGCGCCGTCGGGCGCGGCGGGGCCTTCGTCGCGGGCGCCGACGATCTCGGCGCCGTCTGGTACAACCCCGCCGGCCTCGCCGACGCGGGCTCGAGCATCCTCGTCGACGGCACGTGGCTGAACTTCTCTTCGGAGTTCAAGCGGCAGACGCAGGTCGTCGACGCGAGCGGCACGGTGCGGAGGTACGACTACCCGACCGTCAAAGGGTCGACTCCGTTCCTCCCGATCCCGACGATCGCGGGCTCGTACGCCTTCGGCGACAAGAAGCAGTACACGCTCGCCGGCGCCATCCTCGCGCCCTACGTGCCCATCGCCACCTACCCGGCGACGGTCGACGGTCAGCCCGCGCCCTCGCGGTACTCGCTGCTCTCCATGGACGGCTCGGCCCTCGTGCAGCTCGGCGGGTACTTCGCGTGGAAGCCGGTCGAGCAGTTTCGCGTCGGCGTGGGCATCGACATGCTCGTAGGCAAGTTCGCGTCGACCGTCGTGTTCAACGCGAACCCCGCCGACCGCGTGATCGGCGCGCCGGAGGACCCCGCCTACGACGCCGCAGCCCAGATGAGCGTGGGCCCGATCTTCGCCCCGAGCGGCGGCATCGGCGCGGTGTGGGAGCCCGAGGAGCACTTTCGCATCGGCGTGGCCGGGCACCTCCCCTTCTGGATCTCGTCGCCCGCGACTTTGAAGGTGCGCTTGCCGACGGCCGCGCCCTTCGATCGTGCGCGGCAAGAGGGCGACTCGGCGAACGTGAGCTTCCGGCTCCCGGGCACGATCCGCGCGGGCGTCGAGTTTCGTCAGAAGATGGCGAACGAGAAGCTCCTTCGGGTGGAGGTCGCGTACATCCGCGAGTTCTGGTCCCTCCACGACTCGATCGACGTCACGCCGGACGCGATGAAGCTCGTCGACGTGACGGGCTTCCCCTCGCCGTTCGGGGTCGCGCCGATCTCGCTGCCGCGCAATTTCCAGGACTCGAACTCCCTCCGCGTGGGCGGGGAGCTCACGTTCAAGGGCCTCTTCGACTACAAAATGGCGCTCCGCGGCGGCGGCTCGTACGAGTCGTCGGCGGTGCCGCGCGAGTGGGTGAGCCCGCTCACCGTCGACACGAACAAGGTCCAGATCGGCGGCGGCATCGGCCTCTTCGTCGGCAAAAATTGGCGCTTCGACAGCGCGTTTTCGTACATCTTCGCGCCCGAGATCGCGGTCGATCCCGCCGAGGCCAAGGTGCCGCGCGTGAACCCCGTGAAGGGCAACCCCGTCGCGACCGAGTCGATCAACGGCGGCACGTACACGGTGCGCGCCCTCACGCTGGGCGTCGGGCTGAACTACAAATTCGAGTGA
- a CDS encoding alpha/beta fold hydrolase: MLELALAATLVVPFLVLVVLAVRLAWGLSAPPPEIGEEHAPLRLDQENDEERTSGPRLRAAPKLPLPRPEDDDDESLEAFVNRVLTARAPLERVHRPERVVFLHGFAGFSELGVGRVRSAYFRGVAARLRALGIEAVFVKVSPFAGIATRAREVRDAVRALGPGRVHLVAHSMGGLDARFALTHLGLAAYAESLVTVATPHGGTPIADLGAKLLAPRAFVERNFASILDLTTAAMDAFERDTPDAEGVRYASVVASPSGGALGVGPWLLPTYAFLKRIAGDNDGVVPVSSQARGEVLGHIDADHWGSVGWGRFDAPSFYEGLILHLMGRARLSSTGLLHRLPEASTAW, from the coding sequence ATGCTCGAACTCGCGCTCGCGGCCACCCTCGTCGTCCCCTTCCTCGTGCTGGTCGTGCTCGCCGTCCGCCTCGCGTGGGGGCTCTCGGCGCCGCCGCCCGAGATCGGCGAGGAGCACGCGCCCCTCCGGCTGGACCAAGAGAACGACGAGGAGCGCACGAGCGGCCCGAGGCTCCGCGCCGCACCGAAGCTCCCCCTCCCGCGCCCCGAGGACGACGACGACGAGAGCCTCGAGGCCTTCGTCAACCGGGTGCTCACGGCCCGCGCGCCGCTCGAGCGGGTCCATCGCCCCGAGCGCGTCGTGTTCCTCCACGGGTTCGCGGGCTTCTCGGAGCTCGGGGTCGGCCGCGTTCGCTCGGCGTACTTCAGGGGCGTGGCCGCGAGGCTGCGCGCGCTCGGGATCGAGGCCGTGTTCGTGAAGGTGTCGCCGTTCGCGGGGATCGCCACCCGCGCGCGCGAGGTGCGGGACGCCGTGCGCGCGCTGGGCCCTGGACGTGTGCACCTGGTCGCGCACAGCATGGGCGGGCTCGACGCGCGCTTCGCCCTGACGCACCTCGGGCTCGCGGCCTACGCCGAGTCCCTCGTGACGGTGGCGACCCCCCACGGGGGCACGCCGATCGCCGACCTCGGAGCGAAGCTCCTCGCGCCACGTGCGTTCGTCGAGCGCAATTTCGCCTCGATCCTCGATCTGACGACCGCGGCCATGGACGCCTTCGAGCGTGACACCCCGGACGCCGAGGGCGTGCGGTACGCGTCCGTCGTGGCCTCCCCGTCGGGCGGAGCGCTCGGGGTAGGCCCGTGGCTCTTGCCGACGTACGCGTTCTTGAAGCGCATCGCCGGTGACAACGACGGCGTGGTCCCCGTGTCGTCCCAAGCGCGCGGCGAGGTGCTCGGCCACATCGACGCCGACCACTGGGGCTCGGTCGGCTGGGGCCGGTTCGATGCGCCCTCGTTCTACGAAGGGCTCATTTTGCACCTCATGGGCAGAGCTCGGCTCTCGTCGACGGGACTCCTTCATCGCCTACCCGAAGCCTCGACGGCCTGGTAG
- the hisD gene encoding histidinol dehydrogenase: protein MSAIPEVLSRLARDPGVEARTRDTVASILAEVRAGGPEGGLERALAIGARLDGVTLDAASARVPPSAMRAAADTLAHTSSELVSALGQMIEHVRTFALAQRAALSDVRVPLPGGGEVGERWLPLRRVGVYVPGGRAFYPSTLVMTVIPAMCAGVRRIVAVTPPRASGLDPVLLATAHLVGLDELYMVGGAQGIAFLAHGEPEVDLVAGPGNRFVAEAKRQLVGTAGIDSLAGPTEILVLADGSADPARVAEDLLAQAEHDPDAAAVLASTSDTLLDAVAQELAARVATSPRKEIVEASLSSYGFLLHGDKEALVAFAQAFAPEHLELVVHDPDDWRDALTTASALFVGSASAEAFGDYGAGPNHVLPTNRTARYSSPLGVATYMKRQSVLALSNADARAMGPWVGALADAENLVHHARSARLRG, encoded by the coding sequence ATGTCCGCGATCCCCGAGGTGCTCTCCCGGCTCGCACGCGATCCGGGGGTCGAAGCTCGCACACGGGACACCGTGGCCTCGATCCTCGCCGAGGTTCGAGCGGGTGGCCCCGAGGGAGGCCTCGAGCGCGCCCTCGCGATCGGCGCGCGCCTCGACGGGGTCACGCTCGACGCGGCGTCCGCCCGGGTCCCGCCGAGCGCGATGCGAGCCGCGGCCGATACGCTCGCGCATACGTCGTCGGAGCTCGTCTCCGCCCTCGGCCAGATGATCGAGCACGTGCGCACCTTCGCGCTGGCGCAGCGCGCGGCCCTCTCCGACGTTCGAGTGCCGCTTCCTGGCGGGGGCGAGGTCGGCGAGCGGTGGCTGCCGCTCCGGCGCGTGGGCGTGTACGTCCCCGGAGGGCGAGCGTTCTACCCGTCGACGCTCGTGATGACCGTGATCCCCGCGATGTGCGCGGGTGTGCGCAGGATCGTCGCGGTCACGCCGCCACGCGCTTCGGGGCTCGATCCCGTGCTGCTCGCCACCGCGCACCTCGTCGGCCTCGACGAGCTCTACATGGTCGGTGGCGCGCAGGGCATAGCGTTCCTCGCGCACGGCGAGCCCGAGGTCGATCTCGTGGCTGGCCCTGGCAACCGCTTCGTGGCCGAGGCCAAACGCCAGCTCGTGGGCACCGCGGGCATCGACTCGCTCGCCGGCCCGACCGAGATCCTCGTGCTCGCCGACGGCTCGGCGGATCCGGCGCGCGTAGCCGAAGATCTGCTCGCGCAGGCCGAGCACGATCCCGACGCGGCGGCCGTGCTCGCGTCCACGAGCGACACGCTGCTCGACGCGGTGGCGCAAGAGCTCGCCGCGCGCGTCGCCACGTCGCCGCGGAAGGAGATCGTGGAGGCGAGCCTTTCGTCGTACGGGTTCCTGCTCCACGGGGACAAAGAGGCCCTCGTGGCGTTCGCCCAAGCCTTCGCGCCCGAGCACCTCGAGCTCGTCGTCCACGATCCGGACGACTGGAGAGACGCGCTCACGACCGCGTCGGCGCTCTTCGTCGGCAGCGCGAGCGCCGAGGCCTTCGGCGACTACGGCGCCGGCCCGAACCACGTGCTCCCGACGAACCGCACGGCGCGGTACTCGAGCCCGCTCGGCGTCGCCACCTACATGAAGAGGCAGAGCGTGCTCGCGCTCTCGAACGCCGACGCCCGCGCCATGGGCCCTTGGGTCGGGGCGCTCGCCGACGCGGAGAATCTCGTGCATCATGCACGGAGTGCGAGGCTCCGTGGCTGA
- a CDS encoding aminotransferase class I/II-fold pyridoxal phosphate-dependent enzyme — protein MADPRAFLRPDLRGERATYTRPHEPPGLARLHMNEAARDFPPAARAAFLERLAHAPLSTYPETEGDVTRRLEERMGAPEGAVLLGPSSGALLDLVALAGLSVGDRVAIPDPGFSLYPALVRRHGGVCEKVDVGFGLPLEGFARAAAAGVRQVWLTLPNNPTGASCELSRVVSLLDEIARLPEPPLVVLDEAYAEFSSRTARLLPERYENVVLLRTFSKALASAGLRLGALVGPKDLVAELARLKLPYSLSTPQLIALDVALDHAAAFDVAVRETVERRTRFVDALERAGVPVSPTTANFVHTARDVADTLAAHGLLARRLGGALGTRISIGTEAECEAAVRALGGRLAEPAPITTAPLLVLDIDGVMIDAEASFREAVRLALSEMRPGLAWDDRYFRAMKRLGGMNNDFRLCAGVAALGDRGRLGELLEGRVTWDEGLEAALSELFAESAARVARHYEHTRACEVPLVTHAELEALGVPFAILTGRDPRELRDAMGTLGFTCEAVCAHAPHVEKPRPGGLLQLADAFRATHVVFVGDTRDDRAALVAAAKLRPETHFRFAAVGPDRDSFARHEDGDRVAETLRALLAQGPLFTEAPRSPA, from the coding sequence GTGGCTGATCCGCGAGCCTTCCTGCGCCCCGATCTCCGCGGAGAGCGGGCCACGTACACGCGCCCCCACGAGCCGCCCGGCCTCGCGCGCCTCCACATGAACGAGGCCGCCCGGGACTTCCCTCCCGCGGCGCGCGCGGCGTTCCTCGAGCGCCTCGCACACGCTCCCCTGTCGACCTACCCCGAGACGGAAGGCGATGTGACGAGGCGCCTCGAAGAGCGCATGGGCGCACCCGAGGGCGCCGTGCTGCTCGGGCCGTCGAGCGGCGCGCTGCTCGATCTCGTGGCGCTCGCGGGGCTCTCGGTCGGGGATCGCGTGGCCATCCCGGACCCGGGATTTTCCCTCTATCCGGCCCTCGTTCGGCGCCACGGCGGGGTGTGCGAGAAGGTCGACGTGGGCTTCGGGCTCCCACTCGAAGGCTTCGCGCGAGCCGCCGCGGCGGGGGTGCGCCAGGTGTGGCTCACCCTGCCGAACAACCCCACGGGGGCGTCGTGCGAGCTCTCGCGCGTGGTCTCGCTCCTCGACGAAATCGCGCGCCTCCCGGAGCCTCCGCTCGTCGTGCTCGACGAGGCGTACGCCGAGTTCTCTTCACGCACGGCGAGGCTCTTGCCCGAGCGCTACGAGAACGTCGTGCTCCTCCGCACGTTTTCGAAGGCCCTCGCGTCGGCCGGCCTCAGGCTCGGGGCGCTCGTGGGCCCGAAGGACCTCGTCGCCGAGCTCGCGCGTCTGAAGCTGCCCTATTCGCTCTCCACCCCGCAGCTCATCGCGCTCGACGTCGCCCTCGATCACGCCGCGGCCTTCGACGTCGCGGTGCGGGAGACGGTCGAACGCCGCACGCGCTTCGTCGACGCCCTCGAGCGCGCCGGCGTGCCCGTGTCTCCGACCACGGCCAATTTCGTGCATACTGCACGTGACGTAGCCGACACCCTCGCCGCCCACGGACTGCTCGCGCGCAGGCTCGGGGGAGCGCTCGGGACGCGCATCTCGATCGGCACCGAGGCCGAGTGCGAGGCCGCCGTACGGGCCCTCGGAGGCAGACTCGCCGAGCCTGCGCCCATCACCACGGCTCCCCTCCTCGTGCTCGACATCGACGGCGTGATGATCGACGCCGAAGCGAGCTTCCGTGAGGCCGTGCGGCTCGCCCTCTCCGAGATGCGCCCGGGGCTCGCGTGGGACGACCGGTATTTCCGCGCCATGAAGCGGCTCGGCGGAATGAACAACGATTTTCGCCTCTGCGCCGGTGTGGCCGCGCTCGGCGACCGTGGCAGGCTCGGCGAGCTCCTCGAGGGCCGCGTGACGTGGGACGAGGGGCTCGAGGCCGCGCTCTCGGAGCTCTTCGCCGAGTCGGCCGCGCGGGTCGCGCGCCACTACGAGCACACCCGCGCGTGCGAGGTGCCGCTCGTGACGCACGCCGAGCTCGAGGCGCTCGGTGTCCCCTTCGCCATCCTCACGGGTCGGGATCCACGCGAGCTCCGGGACGCCATGGGGACCCTCGGCTTTACGTGCGAAGCCGTGTGCGCCCACGCTCCGCACGTCGAGAAACCGAGGCCCGGAGGGCTCCTCCAGCTCGCCGACGCGTTCCGCGCGACCCACGTCGTGTTCGTGGGCGACACCCGCGACGATCGCGCAGCCCTCGTGGCCGCGGCGAAGCTCCGCCCCGAGACCCACTTTCGTTTCGCCGCCGTCGGCCCCGATCGAGACTCGTTCGCTCGCCACGAGGACGGGGATCGCGTCGCGGAGACCCTCCGCGCGCTCCTCGCCCAAGGCCCGCTCTTCACCGAAGCCCCACGGAGCCCCGCATGA
- the hisB gene encoding imidazoleglycerol-phosphate dehydratase HisB translates to MRTATVSRTTKETRIELGLHLDGREHGEKSSISTGLPFFDHMLDQLSRHGGLGLDVSASGDLPVDSHHLVEDVGLALGDALAMALGERAGIARWGEAHVPMDETLARVVIDLSGRPYCVFSADLPSVIMGNGFQTEMVREFFHALSVRGKMNLHAHVLYGENTHHKIEALFKALARALRMATRVSGSAVPSTKGTLTG, encoded by the coding sequence ATGAGAACCGCCACCGTTTCGCGCACCACGAAGGAGACTCGCATCGAGCTCGGGCTCCACCTGGACGGAAGAGAGCACGGCGAAAAGTCGAGCATTTCTACGGGCTTGCCCTTCTTCGATCACATGCTCGACCAGCTCTCGCGGCACGGCGGCCTCGGGCTCGACGTGTCGGCCTCGGGCGATCTGCCGGTCGACAGCCACCACCTCGTCGAGGACGTGGGGCTCGCGCTCGGCGACGCGCTCGCGATGGCGCTCGGCGAGCGTGCCGGGATCGCGCGCTGGGGCGAGGCGCACGTGCCCATGGACGAGACCTTGGCGCGCGTGGTCATCGATCTCTCGGGGCGGCCCTACTGCGTGTTCTCGGCCGACCTCCCGAGCGTCATCATGGGCAACGGCTTCCAGACCGAGATGGTCCGCGAGTTCTTCCACGCGCTCTCCGTGCGAGGAAAAATGAACCTCCACGCGCACGTGCTCTACGGCGAGAACACGCACCACAAAATCGAGGCGCTCTTCAAGGCGCTCGCGCGCGCGCTCCGCATGGCCACGCGCGTGTCGGGCTCGGCGGTCCCGAGCACCAAAGGGACCCTCACCGGATGA
- the hisH gene encoding imidazole glycerol phosphate synthase subunit HisH encodes MSVVVLDYGAGNLASLAGALRREGLTHVVAEDATAARSARGPVVLPGVGHFRAAKEALVARGLWAFLEDTLRAGRPLVGICLGLQLLAEGSEEAPGEAGLGALAGVAARLPASVKVPHMGWSEVTRANAPTYVPAAPRYLYFVHSYALPRGPETALVSTHGGDFAAAAARGNVFGVQAHPERSGRAGQRFLGDLLRNLGSMT; translated from the coding sequence ATGAGCGTCGTGGTGCTCGACTACGGCGCGGGCAACCTCGCGTCGCTCGCGGGGGCTCTCCGACGCGAGGGGCTCACGCACGTCGTCGCCGAGGACGCGACCGCGGCCCGAAGCGCGCGAGGCCCCGTCGTCCTCCCGGGGGTCGGGCACTTTCGTGCGGCGAAAGAAGCGCTCGTCGCGCGTGGGCTCTGGGCCTTCCTCGAAGACACGCTCCGCGCCGGTCGGCCCCTCGTCGGCATCTGCCTCGGCCTCCAGCTCCTCGCCGAGGGGAGCGAAGAGGCTCCGGGCGAGGCCGGCCTGGGAGCCCTCGCCGGCGTGGCCGCGCGCCTGCCCGCGAGCGTCAAGGTGCCGCACATGGGCTGGAGCGAGGTCACACGGGCCAACGCTCCGACCTACGTGCCCGCGGCGCCCCGCTACCTCTACTTCGTCCACTCGTACGCGCTCCCGCGAGGCCCCGAGACCGCGCTCGTCTCGACCCACGGGGGAGACTTCGCGGCGGCGGCGGCCCGAGGGAACGTGTTCGGTGTGCAGGCTCATCCCGAGCGCTCGGGGCGGGCAGGCCAGCGTTTTCTCGGCGACCTTCTCCGCAACCTCGGGAGCATGACGTGA
- the hisF gene encoding imidazole glycerol phosphate synthase subunit HisF: MVAARVVACLDVKDGRVVKGVKFVDLRDQGDPVALARRYDEEGIDELVFLDISATNEGRKARAAWVSAVADELSIPFTVGGGVSSPDDVRTLLRAGADKVAINSAAVKRPALLRECADLFGAQCVVLALDAKLDGDGVHRVYVDAGKTATTLVAEAWAAEACALGAGEILVTSMDRDGTKEGFDVSLLEKLRDLPVPVVASGGAGTMAHFDDALRAGASAVLAASLFHEKAIEVAALKRFLADRGHSMRLL; encoded by the coding sequence GTGGTAGCCGCGCGTGTCGTCGCCTGCCTCGACGTGAAGGACGGTCGCGTCGTGAAGGGCGTGAAGTTCGTCGACCTGCGTGATCAGGGCGACCCCGTGGCGCTCGCACGCCGCTACGACGAGGAGGGCATCGACGAGCTCGTGTTCCTCGACATTTCGGCCACCAACGAGGGGCGAAAGGCGCGCGCGGCGTGGGTCTCCGCCGTGGCCGACGAGCTGTCGATCCCGTTCACCGTCGGAGGCGGAGTCTCCTCCCCCGACGACGTCCGCACCCTCCTGCGTGCCGGCGCCGACAAGGTGGCCATCAACAGCGCGGCGGTGAAACGACCGGCCTTGCTGCGCGAGTGCGCCGACCTCTTCGGGGCCCAATGCGTGGTGCTCGCGCTCGACGCGAAGCTCGACGGAGACGGCGTGCACCGGGTGTACGTCGACGCCGGAAAGACGGCAACGACGCTCGTGGCCGAGGCCTGGGCCGCCGAGGCTTGCGCGCTCGGGGCCGGCGAGATCCTCGTCACGTCGATGGACCGCGATGGCACGAAGGAAGGGTTCGACGTGAGCCTGCTCGAGAAGCTCCGCGACCTACCCGTGCCGGTCGTCGCTTCGGGTGGGGCCGGCACCATGGCCCACTTCGACGACGCGCTCCGCGCCGGGGCGAGCGCGGTGCTCGCGGCGTCCCTCTTCCACGAGAAGGCCATCGAGGTCGCCGCGCTGAAGCGCTTCTTGGCCGACCGCGGCCACTCCATGAGGCTCCTATGA
- a CDS encoding ATP phosphoribosyltransferase regulatory subunit, producing MPTHRPLFPDLLFEPARRLRVWEARLMALFADAGYAELRPSLVSRKLTTGTHATLGREKLVLDGEGGVSALRSDFTLALADLLVVRYADPPRRVSYAGPVFREPEGAWEPTERFEVGCEHTQPHDDGEDADRALCTLLARVPEALGLSGGTMKLGHADLVRRPLADEGVSGARRDAYVRALSVRALHAVPAAIEGLGDGPEARLLAHARALLDDAPEASPYASLVRDDLEAIERAASVFREALPATVPVRRDYADVTGIDFYTGPTFALWAPFATAELAAGGRYDALYPQLGKPWRAAGFCVRLSRVLDLHEAHPELFTRGDA from the coding sequence ATGCCCACACACAGGCCGCTCTTTCCCGACCTCCTCTTCGAGCCCGCGAGGCGCCTCCGTGTGTGGGAGGCCCGGCTCATGGCCCTCTTCGCCGACGCCGGGTACGCGGAGCTCCGCCCTTCGCTCGTCTCGCGCAAGCTGACGACCGGCACGCACGCGACGCTCGGCCGCGAGAAGCTCGTGCTCGATGGCGAGGGAGGCGTCTCGGCGCTCCGGAGCGATTTCACCTTGGCGCTCGCCGATCTCCTCGTGGTCCGCTACGCCGATCCGCCGCGGCGCGTCTCGTACGCCGGCCCCGTGTTCCGCGAGCCCGAGGGGGCGTGGGAGCCCACCGAGCGCTTCGAGGTCGGCTGCGAGCACACGCAACCCCACGACGACGGCGAGGACGCAGACCGTGCATTATGCACGCTCTTGGCCCGCGTGCCCGAGGCGCTCGGGCTCTCGGGTGGCACCATGAAGCTCGGTCACGCCGACCTGGTTCGGCGCCCGCTCGCCGACGAAGGGGTCTCGGGCGCGAGGCGCGACGCCTACGTGCGCGCCCTGTCCGTACGCGCGCTCCATGCGGTCCCCGCGGCGATCGAAGGCCTCGGAGACGGTCCCGAGGCGAGGCTCCTCGCGCACGCGCGTGCGCTCCTCGACGACGCGCCGGAGGCGAGCCCGTATGCGTCGCTCGTGCGCGACGACCTCGAGGCGATCGAGCGCGCCGCCTCGGTGTTTCGCGAGGCCCTCCCCGCCACGGTGCCCGTCCGCCGCGACTACGCCGACGTCACGGGCATCGACTTCTATACGGGGCCCACGTTCGCGCTCTGGGCGCCGTTCGCGACGGCCGAGCTCGCGGCCGGCGGCCGGTACGACGCGCTCTACCCGCAGCTCGGAAAGCCCTGGCGCGCCGCCGGGTTCTGCGTGCGGCTCTCTCGTGTCCTCGACCTCCACGAAGCTCACCCCGAGCTCTTCACGCGAGGTGACGCATGA